In the genome of Anas platyrhynchos isolate ZD024472 breed Pekin duck chromosome 23, IASCAAS_PekinDuck_T2T, whole genome shotgun sequence, one region contains:
- the ADRA2B gene encoding alpha-2B adrenergic receptor, giving the protein MESPEGGYSVQATAAIAAAITFLVLFTITGNVLVIMAVLTSRSLRAPQNLFLVSLAAADILVATLIIPFSLANELLGYWYFQKTWCEIYLALDVLFCTSSIVHLCAISLDRYWSVSRAIEYNAKRTPRRIKCSILIVWTIAAVISLPPLVYKGEKKAAPGGRPQCKLNEEAWYILSSSIGSFFAPCLIMILVYLRIYLIAKRRHRRGQSPPAAPSPPGSAPPNAAPTADGDTRGPHPLPADRTSLLSPEEPSAAAVVTAGAGRGSGGSPRPAGRPRDTLATGTGRVVLAPTLSPGPWRRKAQANREKRFTFVLAVVIGVFVLCWFPFFFLYSLGAVCPRRCKVPEGVFQFFFWIGYCNSSLNPVIYTVFNQDFRKAFRRILCRRGAQTAW; this is encoded by the coding sequence atGGAGAGCCCCGAGGGGGGGTACTCGGTGCAGGCCACCGCTGCCATCGCGGCCGCTATCACCTTCCTGGTGCTCTTCACCATCACGGGCAACGTGCTGGTGATCATGGCCGTGCTGACGAGCCGCTCGCTGCGGGCGCCCCAAAACCTCTTCTTGGTCTCGCTGGCGGCCGCCGACATCCTGGTGGCCACGCTCATCATCCCCTTCTCGCTGGCCAACGAGCTGCTGGGCTACTGGTACTTCCAGAAGACGTGGTGCGAGATCTACCTGGCCTTGGACGTGCTCTTCTGCACCTCGTCCATCGTGCACCTCTGCGCCATCAGCCTGGACCGCTACTGGTCCGTCAGCCGCGCCATCGAGTACAACGCCAAGCGGACGCCGCGCCGCATCAAGTGCAGCATCCTCATCGTCTGGACCATCGCCGCCGTCATCTCCCTGCCGCCCCTGGTCTACAAGGGCGAGAAGAAGGCGGCGCCGGGCGGGCGGCCGCAGTGCAAGCTCAACGAGGAGGCCTGGTACATCCTCTCCTCCAGCATCGGCTCCTTCTTCGCCCCCTGCCTCATCATGATCCTCGTCTACCTGCGCATCTACCTGATCGCCAAGCGCCGCCACCGCCGTGGCCAgagcccccccgccgcccccagccccccgggtTCGGCACCCCCAAACGCCGCCCCCACCGCCGATGGGGACACCCGGGGACCCCATCCCCTGCCGGCAGACAGGACCTCGCTGCTCAGCCCCGAGGAGCCGTCGGCAGCAGCGGTGGTGACAGCGGGGGCCGGCCGGGGCTCCGGGGGGTCCCCacggcccgcggggcgccccagGGACACGTTGGCCACAGGGACGGGGCGGGTGGTGCTGGCGCCCACGCTGAGCCCCGGCCCCTGGCGGAGGAAGGCGCAGGCGAACCGGGAGAAGCGCTTCACCTTCGTGCTGGCCGTCGTCATCGGCGTCTTCGTCCTCTGCTGGttccccttcttcttcctctacAGCCTGGGCGCCGTCTGCCCGCGGCGCTGCAAGGTCCCCGAGGGCGTCTTCCAGTTCTTCTTCTGGATCGGCTACTGCAACAGCTCCCTCAACCCCGTCATCTACACCGTCTTCAACCAGGACTTCCGCAAGGCTTTTCGCCGCATCCTCTGCCGCCGCGGCGCCCAGACGGCGTGGTGA
- the ELMOD3 gene encoding ELMO domain-containing protein 3 isoform X2: MPGAVVPRPAPPASLPPLADCSSRQAARPRLRTAPRRSWLRPAAPPPLPITAPTQPSLLQAFGGGTESSEEAQRAREEWEALEEIQPGLPGKSGAVPLISFNEALQHFQTADLSACRKKIQATARRQGLATLLRFLFGPPRLQQQLQGERDLALAMAQCGLDDSEAVHMRILQTIYKKLTCSRLGCPRYGAHWEELGFQGADPGTDLRGTGMLGLMQMLHFVMDAQTLPLARQIFRLSHHETQNFPFCIMSVNITRIVLQALREECLSRECNRRQQVIAVLNDVYAAAFLQLYRVWKSQHKTIADSGFLLKELELSAKKKPKQLLKSLEAYVSRSPVADGIQRLSPPSGSSSISAGRAGEEINFTGVCDLQVELEGEPQLV; this comes from the exons ATGCCGGGTGCTGTAgtcccccgccccgcccctcccgcctccctcccccccttaGCGGACTGCAGCTCCCGGCAGGCAGCGCGGCCGCGCCTGCGCACTGCGCCCCGCCGGAGCTGGCTgcgccccgcggccccgccgccgcttcCG ATCACGGCTCCGACGcagcccagcctcctgcaggcGTTCGGGGGGGGCACCG AGAGCAGCGAGGAGGCGCAGAGAGCGCGGGAGGAATGGGAGGCGCTGGAGGAGATCCAGCCAG ggctgccggGGAAGTCCGGTGCCGTGCCCCTCATCTCCTTCAACGAGGCTCTGCAGCACTTCCAGACCGCCGACCTCTCCGCCTGCAGG AAGAAGATCCAGGCGACAGCGCGCAGGCAGGGTCTGGCCACTCTGCTTCGCTTCCTCTTCGGCCCCCCacggctccagcagcagctgcagggcgaGCGGGACCTGGCTCTCGCCATGGCTCAGT GTGGCCTGGATGACAGCGAGGCGGTGCACATGAGGATCCTGCAGACCATCTACAAGAAGCTGACCTGCTCCCGGCTGGGCTGCCCGCGCTACGGCGCGCACTGGGAGGAGCTCGGCTTCCAAG GTGCGGATCCGGGCACCGACCTGCGAGGCACGGGGATGCTGGGCCTGATGCAAATGCTGCACTTCGTCATGGACGCGCAGACGCTGCCTCTGGCTCGGCAGATTTTCAGGCTGTCCCACCACGAAACACAG AATTTCCCCTTCTGCATCATGTCCGTGAACATCACCCGCATCGTCCTGCAGGCCCTGAGGGAGGAATGCCTCTCCAG GGAGTGCAACCGCAGGCAGCAGGTCATCGCCGTGCTGAACGACGTGTACGCAGCCGCGTTTCTGCAGCTCTACCGGGTCTGGAAGTCGCAGCACAAGACCATTGCTGACTCCGGCTTCCTCCTGAAGG AACTGGAGTTATCCGCCAAAAAGAAACCGAAGCAGCTCCTGAAATCCTTGGAAGCCTACGTGAGCAGAAGCCCCGTGGCAGACGGCATCCAGCGACTGTCCCCTCCCTccggcagcagctccatcagCGCCGGCCGGGCTGGCGAGGAGATAAACTTCACGGGTGTCTGCGACCTGCAGGTTGAGCTGGAAGGGGAGCCCCAGCTGGTCTGA
- the RETSAT gene encoding all-trans-retinol 13,14-reductase, giving the protein MGPCALLAFGLLLLLLLALLLWGCSRGPNPFAADARRPPAPLVTDKAARRAVLKAVFSADKVPAGLDAIVIGSGIGGLAAAVLLAKAGRRVLVLEQHGKLGGCCHTFSEKGFEFDAGIHYVGQMHEGSMTRFIVDQLTEGQLEWVPMPAAYDAVVLGEPRRSRAHRVLTGDKEYFNALRERFPGETAAIDKFEQLTKSVTRGMNAIGVLKLLPLPLARLLCRSGLLPWLSPFCRMASRSLKDVVDGLTANAELRAILSYIFPTYGVIPSKASFSMHSILVNHYLRGAWYPKGGAGEIAFHTIPIIQRAGGNVLGRAPVQSILLDSQGKACGVTVKKGQELVKIFAPTIISDAGLFNTYERLLPAEARALPAIQAQLGMVKHGEAGFSVFVGLTGSSQELGLEATNYFVYPGNNLDEIMKRYLTSSRDEATKSIPFLFVTCPSAKDPTWEMRHPGKSTLAIVTFAKYEWFEEWKDEPVNKRGDDYEDLKKTFVDAVMEVVFKLYPNIEDKIEYISGGSPLTNQHYIASPRGEIYGIDHGTARMQAEAIATMRPQTAVPNLYLTGQDVSMCGFMGALHGALFCAGAVLNRNLYLDVLRLRKRTRAPTNNYKKRD; this is encoded by the exons ATGGGGCCGTGCGCGCTGCTCGCCttcggcctcctcctcctcctcctcctcgccctgctcctctggggctGCTCCCGCGGCCCCAACCCCTTCGCCGCTGACGCCCGGCGCCCGCCGGCCCCGCTGGTCACCGACAAGGCTGCCCGGAGGGCGGTGCTGAAGGCAG TTTTCTCGGCAGACAAAGTCCCCGCGGGGCTGGATGCCATCGTCATCGGCAGCGGCATCGGGGGCCTGGCGGCGGCCGTGCTGCTGGCCAAGGCCGGCCGGcgggtgctggtgctggagcagcacggcaagctggggggctgctgccacACCTTCAGCGAGAAGGGCTTCGAGTTCGACGCAG GGATCCACTACGTGGGGCAGATGCACGAGGGCAGCATGACGCGCTTCATCGTGGACCAGCTGACGGAGGGGCAGCTCGAGTGGGTGCCCATGCCGGCCGCCTACGACGCCGTGGTGCTGGGGGAGCCCAGGCGCAGCAGGGCGCACCGCGTCCTCACAGGGGATAAGGAATACTTCAACGCCTTGAGGGAGCGCTTCCCCGGAGAAACAGCTGCCATCGATAAGTTCGAGCAGCTCACGAAG AGCGTCACCAGAGGGATGAATGCCATCGGCGTCCTGAAGCTGCTGCCCCTGCCGCTGGCCCGGCTGCTGTGCCGCTCggggctgctgccctggctCAGCCCCTTCTGCCGGATGGCTTCGCGCAGCCTGAAGGACGTGGTCGACGGCCTCACCGCCAACGCCGAGCTCCGCGCCATCCTCAGCTACATCTTCCCCACCTATG GCGTGATCCCCTCGAAGGCCAGCTTCTCCATGCACAGCATCCTGGTGAACCACTACCTCCGCGGCGCCTGGTACCCCAAAGGGGGGGCCGGGGAAATCGCCTTTCACACCATCCCCATCATCCAGAGGGCCGGGGGCAACGTGCTGGGCAGGGCGCCGGTGCAGAGCATCCTGCTGGATTCCCAGGGCAAAGCCTGCG GCGTGACCGTCAAGAAGGGGCAGGAACTGGTGAAGATCTTCGCTCCCACCATCATTTCGGACGCTGGGTTATTTAACACCTACGAACGGCTCCTGCCGGCGGAGGCGCGGGCTCTGCCTG CGATCCAGGCCCAGCTTGGCATGGTGAAGCACGGCGAGGCGGGTTTCAGCGTTTTCGTAGGTCTTACGGGCTCGAGccaagagctggggctggaagcCACGAACTACTTCGTCTACCCAGGAAATAACCTGGATGAAAT AATGAAGCGGTACCTGACTTCGTCCAGAGACGAGGCCACCAAGAGCATCCCCTTCCTCTTTGTCACCTGCCCCTCGGCCAAGGACCCCACGTGGGAGATGAGGCACCCAG GTAAATCCACGCTGGCCATCGTGACCTTTGCCAAATACGAGTGGTTTGAGGAGTGGAAGGACGAGCCGGTCAACAAACGGGGAGATGATTACGAGGACCTGAAGAAGACCTTTGTGGACGCCGTCATGGAGGTTGTCTTCAAACTCTACCCCAACATTGAGGACAAG atCGAGTACATCTCTGGGGGGTCGCCCCTCACCAACCAGCACTACATCGCCAGCCCCCGGGGGGAGATCTACGGCATCGACCACGGCACTGCCCGCATGCAAGCCGAAGCCATAGCCACCATGCGGCCACAGACGGCTGTCCCCAACCTCTACCTGACAG GGCAGGACGTCTCCAT
- the ELMOD3 gene encoding ELMO domain-containing protein 3 isoform X1, whose protein sequence is MPGAVVPRPAPPASLPPLADCSSRQAARPRLRTAPRRSWLRPAAPPPLPAMSAPPAPPEEPPLSPPAPGVSGITAPTQPSLLQAFGGGTESSEEAQRAREEWEALEEIQPGLPGKSGAVPLISFNEALQHFQTADLSACRKKIQATARRQGLATLLRFLFGPPRLQQQLQGERDLALAMAQCGLDDSEAVHMRILQTIYKKLTCSRLGCPRYGAHWEELGFQGADPGTDLRGTGMLGLMQMLHFVMDAQTLPLARQIFRLSHHETQNFPFCIMSVNITRIVLQALREECLSRECNRRQQVIAVLNDVYAAAFLQLYRVWKSQHKTIADSGFLLKELELSAKKKPKQLLKSLEAYVSRSPVADGIQRLSPPSGSSSISAGRAGEEINFTGVCDLQVELEGEPQLV, encoded by the exons ATGCCGGGTGCTGTAgtcccccgccccgcccctcccgcctccctcccccccttaGCGGACTGCAGCTCCCGGCAGGCAGCGCGGCCGCGCCTGCGCACTGCGCCCCGCCGGAGCTGGCTgcgccccgcggccccgccgccgcttcCG GCCATGAGCGCCCCCCCGGCGCCGCCCGAGGAGCCCCCGCTGTCCCCGCCAGCCCCCGGGGTGTCAGGG ATCACGGCTCCGACGcagcccagcctcctgcaggcGTTCGGGGGGGGCACCG AGAGCAGCGAGGAGGCGCAGAGAGCGCGGGAGGAATGGGAGGCGCTGGAGGAGATCCAGCCAG ggctgccggGGAAGTCCGGTGCCGTGCCCCTCATCTCCTTCAACGAGGCTCTGCAGCACTTCCAGACCGCCGACCTCTCCGCCTGCAGG AAGAAGATCCAGGCGACAGCGCGCAGGCAGGGTCTGGCCACTCTGCTTCGCTTCCTCTTCGGCCCCCCacggctccagcagcagctgcagggcgaGCGGGACCTGGCTCTCGCCATGGCTCAGT GTGGCCTGGATGACAGCGAGGCGGTGCACATGAGGATCCTGCAGACCATCTACAAGAAGCTGACCTGCTCCCGGCTGGGCTGCCCGCGCTACGGCGCGCACTGGGAGGAGCTCGGCTTCCAAG GTGCGGATCCGGGCACCGACCTGCGAGGCACGGGGATGCTGGGCCTGATGCAAATGCTGCACTTCGTCATGGACGCGCAGACGCTGCCTCTGGCTCGGCAGATTTTCAGGCTGTCCCACCACGAAACACAG AATTTCCCCTTCTGCATCATGTCCGTGAACATCACCCGCATCGTCCTGCAGGCCCTGAGGGAGGAATGCCTCTCCAG GGAGTGCAACCGCAGGCAGCAGGTCATCGCCGTGCTGAACGACGTGTACGCAGCCGCGTTTCTGCAGCTCTACCGGGTCTGGAAGTCGCAGCACAAGACCATTGCTGACTCCGGCTTCCTCCTGAAGG AACTGGAGTTATCCGCCAAAAAGAAACCGAAGCAGCTCCTGAAATCCTTGGAAGCCTACGTGAGCAGAAGCCCCGTGGCAGACGGCATCCAGCGACTGTCCCCTCCCTccggcagcagctccatcagCGCCGGCCGGGCTGGCGAGGAGATAAACTTCACGGGTGTCTGCGACCTGCAGGTTGAGCTGGAAGGGGAGCCCCAGCTGGTCTGA